A genomic window from Candidatus Obscuribacterales bacterium includes:
- a CDS encoding YqeG family HAD IIIA-type phosphatase, protein MVLLKPTYIIDGDITDINLDHLRDAGVRGIIFDLDSTLLAPKSNVVSTEVQAWLKKVHENFRVVILSNNKKDDYVKQAEKLFGMPAIARAAKPRRWGFQRSLEILKLPAEQVVVVGDRPLTDVLGGHRAGIKTVLVRALKTIEEPAWKTFFRNLERCFIKN, encoded by the coding sequence ATGGTATTACTTAAGCCAACTTATATTATCGATGGAGATATAACAGATATAAATCTGGATCATCTTCGTGATGCTGGAGTGCGCGGCATCATTTTTGATCTCGACAGTACCTTGCTGGCGCCCAAGTCCAATGTGGTTTCCACAGAAGTTCAAGCATGGCTGAAGAAAGTTCACGAGAATTTTCGCGTCGTTATTTTGAGCAATAACAAGAAAGATGACTACGTAAAACAAGCCGAAAAGTTGTTCGGAATGCCGGCTATCGCAAGAGCTGCAAAGCCGCGCCGGTGGGGCTTTCAGAGATCTCTTGAGATCTTAAAATTGCCTGCTGAGCAAGTCGTTGTTGTCGGCGATCGGCCGTTGACCGATGTGCTCGGTGGACATCGTGCTGGTATCAAAACGGTGCTTGTCCGAGCACTCAAAACAATCGAAGAACCGGCCTGGAAAACATTCTTTAGGAACTTAGAGCGTTGCTTTATCAAAAACTAA
- a CDS encoding tetratricopeptide repeat protein — protein MKRRAIPVILALTVVLPVCAQPRKATVPIPPANLAMHTQMVVPSVVPGPSREKLQNLAKSRFPRSHYELGMYLKEHDAVDAALVEFLKATQDNPKDAKAFYEQAVIFQSRGFLKLAESALQQAIVADADVKHNWQARILLATVRVQQGNLEQALGELSEILGITPPKALPYKVVRTENEAQHDDTEKLLSSIPVMQMPHGVLPVPVVEAVSEAVLEPPPSSEILKGKSTRTVVTHHSHDEAGKMIADASSSYTEDAVERILAETRAEAKRAQEQKSGGLMSFFKREPEQKHEDDPVAARQKAVDQVIREQAAKLNERLARQQVPAAQPTKRRRSFMGGLLAWRNSEPQPETETKVVVKHSSMPDVALSAHHSLPAETTYTSTSSISKILPVEAPAKITQIEAAPIVPTYTLPPAQPKPAVAKSTGTRPKKPPASQPGSLALSYHQQRTAEQEARYESELNQIHKSNDPWTMRLNYLAKHGTSTLKEGEAFMMSEETGEATLFLTDGQVITRHIGDSHQAEDVALMRRPDVMMPEDNTYNISLLGKILPKKTAAKPAADDPVGGFVKSVKGVFGL, from the coding sequence ATGAAGAGAAGGGCAATTCCAGTGATTCTGGCTTTGACCGTCGTTTTGCCTGTATGCGCTCAGCCACGAAAGGCGACGGTACCAATTCCTCCGGCTAACTTAGCCATGCACACGCAGATGGTGGTACCAAGCGTGGTGCCGGGTCCAAGCAGGGAAAAACTACAAAATTTAGCCAAGAGCAGATTCCCGCGTTCGCATTACGAACTCGGCATGTATCTCAAAGAGCATGATGCGGTTGATGCAGCACTTGTTGAATTTTTGAAGGCAACCCAAGACAATCCGAAGGACGCCAAAGCTTTTTACGAGCAAGCGGTTATTTTCCAAAGTCGCGGTTTCTTGAAATTAGCCGAGTCGGCGCTGCAACAAGCTATTGTTGCTGACGCCGATGTGAAACACAACTGGCAAGCACGTATATTGCTGGCTACTGTTCGTGTGCAGCAAGGTAATTTGGAGCAAGCGCTGGGTGAGTTGTCCGAGATTCTCGGAATTACACCACCCAAGGCACTTCCTTATAAGGTAGTTCGCACGGAAAATGAAGCTCAGCATGACGATACGGAAAAACTTCTTTCGAGTATTCCTGTTATGCAGATGCCTCATGGTGTTCTGCCTGTGCCGGTAGTTGAAGCAGTCTCTGAAGCTGTGCTTGAGCCACCGCCATCCAGCGAAATCTTAAAGGGGAAATCGACTCGCACGGTTGTGACGCATCACAGCCATGACGAAGCCGGCAAAATGATCGCTGATGCTTCATCCTCTTATACAGAAGATGCAGTCGAGCGAATTCTTGCTGAAACTCGTGCTGAAGCTAAGCGCGCACAAGAGCAAAAGTCCGGTGGCTTAATGTCCTTCTTCAAGCGCGAGCCTGAACAAAAGCATGAGGATGATCCTGTTGCTGCGCGTCAAAAGGCAGTTGACCAAGTAATTCGTGAGCAAGCAGCGAAACTAAATGAAAGACTTGCTCGCCAACAAGTACCAGCAGCACAACCAACCAAGCGTCGCCGTAGTTTTATGGGTGGATTGCTTGCGTGGCGGAATTCTGAACCACAGCCGGAAACCGAAACCAAAGTTGTTGTTAAGCACAGCAGCATGCCGGATGTTGCATTGAGTGCTCATCACTCTTTGCCGGCAGAGACAACCTACACCAGCACATCGAGTATATCGAAAATCTTGCCGGTGGAAGCACCAGCTAAGATTACGCAAATAGAAGCAGCACCGATTGTGCCTACCTATACACTGCCACCTGCGCAACCAAAACCAGCAGTTGCGAAAAGCACGGGTACGCGCCCAAAAAAGCCACCGGCGAGCCAGCCCGGATCGCTGGCTCTAAGTTATCACCAACAACGTACCGCTGAGCAAGAAGCTCGGTATGAATCTGAACTGAATCAGATACATAAGAGCAATGACCCGTGGACGATGAGGTTGAACTACTTAGCCAAGCACGGCACTTCGACTCTGAAAGAAGGCGAAGCGTTCATGATGTCCGAAGAGACTGGTGAAGCGACGTTATTCCTTACTGACGGGCAAGTGATTACTCGTCATATTGGTGATAGTCATCAGGCGGAAGATGTTGCCTTGATGCGCCGTCCGGATGTGATGATGCCGGAAGACAACACCTACAATATTTCATTGCTTGGAAAAATCTTGCCGAAGAAAACAGCAGCAAAACCTGCTGCTGATGATCCCGTGGGCGGATTTGTCAAAAGCGTCAAAGGCGTTTTCGGACTCTAA
- a CDS encoding alpha/beta hydrolase produces the protein MQKFGVENSSNKPDVILIHGTGGNASLWTEQVKPLVDMGFRCYVPELRGHGSTSEPGEEADLSVHVNDMVETLQNEDIRFPAIFIGHSLGAIISVQIAGKFPELIGQCLAVSLPIKVPKLTSSAFNWFLNLGVYHGLKKSLIKNRLPIREQALLEAEWHSLSQILKHFGPLDLTHHVKDIPAPVHLAYGRFDVVAPYFYGQRLHKATPNSTLEIFEWSGHNPMDDRPDQFKTWMLDKVTRHPR, from the coding sequence GTGCAAAAATTCGGGGTTGAGAATTCGTCCAATAAACCGGACGTTATCCTCATCCATGGTACAGGCGGCAACGCAAGCCTCTGGACGGAGCAGGTTAAACCTCTGGTTGATATGGGTTTTCGCTGTTATGTGCCGGAATTGCGCGGACACGGCTCTACATCAGAGCCGGGCGAAGAAGCTGATCTCAGTGTTCATGTAAATGACATGGTTGAGACTTTGCAAAACGAAGACATTCGTTTCCCGGCAATTTTCATTGGTCATTCACTGGGTGCCATTATTTCTGTGCAGATTGCCGGTAAATTCCCTGAATTAATTGGCCAGTGTCTTGCTGTTTCATTGCCTATCAAAGTACCGAAGTTAACCTCAAGCGCATTCAATTGGTTTTTAAACCTTGGCGTTTATCATGGCTTAAAAAAGAGCCTGATCAAAAATCGCTTACCTATTCGTGAACAGGCTTTGCTTGAAGCAGAGTGGCATAGCTTGAGCCAAATACTCAAACACTTTGGTCCGCTTGATCTAACACACCATGTGAAAGATATTCCAGCACCCGTGCATCTTGCCTATGGTCGCTTCGACGTAGTAGCACCATATTTCTATGGCCAACGCCTTCACAAAGCAACGCCGAATTCTACACTGGAAATTTTTGAATGGTCCGGACACAATCCAATGGATGACAGACCCGATCAATTTAAAACTTGGATGCTCGATAAAGTCACTCGTCATCCACGTTAA
- a CDS encoding tyrosine-protein phosphatase → MINLVRRNARLWLPILLSFAAGATSIQFAWAGNSEPLVLQESSLENQTKLNVDTLKSAQSEIKNLHIVSSDLVRGAQPSYKGLQLLKQAGVKTIVNLRNEEKWIRSERTLSQKLGLKYVSIPLSSFNTIPQEAIDEFLRHALGPSSQPVYVHCMLGEDRTGLMCASYRMHKDGWSTQKAFEEAISLGFKPFLIPLVNALWGYGQLLGHREEAPSMAYVYDDIKQRINSKMGPVLGSKFKL, encoded by the coding sequence GTGATCAATTTAGTGCGGCGCAATGCGCGACTTTGGCTTCCAATTTTGCTCAGTTTTGCTGCGGGCGCAACTTCCATACAGTTTGCTTGGGCAGGCAATAGCGAGCCTTTAGTTCTTCAGGAATCCTCTTTAGAAAACCAGACAAAGTTAAACGTAGACACTCTCAAATCAGCACAAAGCGAAATTAAGAATCTGCACATCGTAAGCTCGGATTTAGTGCGCGGCGCACAACCAAGCTATAAGGGATTGCAGCTTCTAAAACAAGCCGGCGTAAAAACAATCGTCAACTTGCGCAATGAAGAGAAGTGGATTAGAAGCGAGCGCACACTCTCTCAAAAACTCGGACTCAAATACGTAAGCATCCCGCTTAGTTCATTTAATACAATTCCCCAAGAAGCAATTGATGAATTCTTGCGCCATGCGTTGGGTCCTTCCAGTCAGCCGGTATACGTTCACTGCATGCTCGGCGAAGACCGCACCGGCTTAATGTGCGCTTCATATCGCATGCACAAGGACGGCTGGTCAACGCAAAAAGCCTTTGAAGAAGCAATCAGCTTGGGATTCAAACCATTCTTAATTCCCCTCGTTAATGCCCTTTGGGGTTATGGACAACTCCTGGGACATCGAGAAGAAGCGCCTTCTATGGCTTATGTTTATGACGACATAAAACAGCGAATTAACAGTAAAATGGGACCAGTACTGGGCAGCAAATTCAAGCTCTAA
- a CDS encoding TIGR00300 family protein, with amino-acid sequence MHSEIVAATGHLVDSQILTDIFDTIIACQASYEVMEFTIGRTNDEFSKLQLKVYADTKEKLDQTLSSLMMLGCYPVDEADCQIIKADMDGCAPKEFYSSTNQRTVVRHKQNWIPVENQRMDAVIRLTDGTATCLKLRDIRKGDQIVCGHEGIRVMPEFKARDRMGFAFMSSEVSSERRVETAVKKVAELMKEKKAAGEKIVFVAGPVVVHTGGVEHLCKLIRKDYVDVLLSGNALAVHDIENALFGTSLGVDLEKGLPIHEGHKHHMKAINTIIRAGGIAKAVEIGVLKSGVMYECIKNKTPFVLAGSIRDDGPLPETEMDLITAQNQYSEAIKDAGLVLCLSSMLHSIGVGNMLPGWVTTVCVDINPAVVTKLSDRGSAHALGIVTDVGLFLNLLSAQL; translated from the coding sequence ATGCACTCGGAAATAGTCGCGGCGACGGGGCACCTTGTTGATTCGCAGATTCTGACGGACATCTTCGACACGATCATCGCCTGCCAGGCATCCTACGAGGTGATGGAGTTCACCATCGGGCGCACTAACGACGAATTCTCCAAGCTGCAGCTCAAGGTCTACGCCGACACAAAAGAAAAGCTCGACCAGACATTATCGAGTCTCATGATGCTCGGCTGTTATCCCGTTGATGAAGCCGACTGCCAGATAATCAAAGCCGACATGGACGGCTGCGCACCAAAAGAATTCTACTCAAGCACCAATCAACGCACCGTCGTCAGACACAAGCAAAATTGGATCCCCGTCGAAAACCAACGCATGGACGCCGTCATTCGTCTCACCGACGGCACGGCAACTTGCCTCAAGTTGAGAGACATCCGCAAGGGTGACCAGATAGTCTGTGGGCACGAAGGCATTCGTGTAATGCCGGAATTTAAAGCACGCGACCGCATGGGCTTCGCCTTCATGTCGTCGGAAGTCTCCTCCGAAAGACGCGTCGAAACCGCCGTTAAAAAAGTCGCCGAGTTAATGAAGGAGAAGAAAGCCGCAGGTGAAAAAATTGTTTTTGTTGCCGGTCCCGTCGTCGTTCACACAGGCGGCGTCGAGCACTTATGCAAATTAATTCGCAAAGACTATGTTGATGTTTTGCTCAGCGGTAATGCTTTGGCAGTTCACGACATAGAAAATGCTTTGTTCGGCACGTCCTTAGGTGTAGACCTAGAGAAAGGACTGCCGATTCACGAAGGTCACAAGCACCACATGAAGGCGATTAATACAATAATTCGCGCTGGTGGCATAGCAAAGGCTGTAGAGATAGGAGTATTAAAATCCGGCGTTATGTATGAGTGCATCAAAAACAAAACGCCATTTGTCTTGGCCGGTTCAATCCGCGACGACGGACCCTTGCCTGAGACGGAAATGGACTTAATTACCGCTCAGAATCAGTATTCCGAGGCAATTAAGGACGCCGGATTGGTTTTGTGTCTGTCATCCATGTTACATTCAATAGGAGTGGGTAATATGTTGCCCGGCTGGGTTACCACCGTTTGTGTGGACATTAATCCGGCTGTTGTCACCAAATTATCCGATCGCGGCTCAGCCCATGCGTTGGGCATAGTGACAGACGTAGGGCTATTCCTCAATCTGTTGTCGGCACAACTCTAA
- a CDS encoding DUF1574 domain-containing protein, whose product MTESREPNKKTVSRTKVLSYVVIGIALLALLDVGARLTWNYWPIDHYNSPNRSWVWWAIKDFRRQKQAPDVVLLGSSLMMNALHGGDSTHYNRPENAAFHHRSFYFEELMRKKDQDIRTFAFAIGGQMASDAYVICSRLLTGNMKPKTIVYGIAPRDFMDNTLASPASTETFRYVGRIRDLSDEEWDARKGFWERVEHVLTKASFLYQKRLDFVYLQNEGMKQLLTSLGIKMDLNHAPFELRGIALVQLPEDTGPSDLCFTPYDKKQAKYADNLDQYRYRYLPFKPKVYYTQLSYLEKLMKFAHDNGIEMVLVNMPITKDNMDIMPANFYNIYKKDVLALVGKYDAQIIDLNDQKRFPKEYFEDSVHLNGLGAVNFFEVLADKFSSKSAIAHTKNTNI is encoded by the coding sequence ATGACAGAATCGAGAGAGCCGAATAAGAAGACAGTGAGCAGAACCAAAGTTCTGAGCTATGTCGTAATTGGAATTGCGCTTCTTGCACTTCTCGATGTCGGTGCGCGCCTAACTTGGAATTACTGGCCAATCGATCACTACAATTCGCCAAATCGTAGTTGGGTGTGGTGGGCGATAAAAGATTTTCGCCGGCAGAAGCAGGCCCCCGATGTCGTCTTGCTGGGTTCTTCATTGATGATGAATGCCCTGCACGGTGGTGATTCGACTCACTACAACAGACCGGAAAATGCTGCCTTCCACCACCGCTCTTTTTATTTTGAAGAGTTGATGAGGAAGAAAGATCAAGACATTCGTACATTTGCTTTTGCAATTGGCGGGCAAATGGCGTCTGATGCTTACGTTATCTGTTCGCGATTACTCACCGGCAACATGAAACCGAAAACCATTGTCTACGGCATTGCTCCGCGTGACTTTATGGACAATACACTTGCGAGCCCTGCAAGTACGGAGACGTTCCGCTATGTGGGACGTATTAGAGACTTGTCCGACGAGGAATGGGATGCACGCAAAGGATTTTGGGAGCGCGTTGAGCATGTGCTTACAAAGGCAAGCTTCCTCTATCAAAAGCGTCTTGATTTTGTATATTTGCAAAACGAAGGCATGAAACAGTTGCTGACCAGCCTTGGTATCAAGATGGATCTCAATCATGCACCGTTTGAATTGAGAGGAATTGCTCTTGTGCAATTACCTGAAGATACCGGCCCGTCTGATCTTTGCTTCACGCCTTACGATAAGAAGCAAGCGAAGTACGCAGATAATCTGGATCAGTACCGCTATCGCTATCTGCCGTTCAAACCAAAAGTCTATTACACGCAATTGAGTTACCTTGAGAAGCTTATGAAGTTTGCGCACGACAACGGCATTGAGATGGTTCTTGTGAATATGCCCATTACGAAAGACAACATGGACATCATGCCGGCCAACTTCTACAACATATATAAGAAGGACGTGCTCGCGCTGGTTGGAAAATACGACGCGCAGATTATTGACCTGAATGATCAGAAGAGATTTCCCAAAGAGTATTTCGAAGACTCCGTTCACTTGAATGGACTTGGTGCTGTAAATTTCTTTGAAGTACTTGCCGATAAGTTTTCGAGCAAATCTGCGATCGCCCATACTAAGAACACGAACATATAG
- a CDS encoding tetratricopeptide repeat protein, which yields MSIDVRLLTGVEILEESGHLNDLADKAIEAGEYEKAEKLAQRALCIKEAELGAVHPVVACDLFNVGLLCQALGNYSEAFALLRRALLIEQASMGLDHPTVWETQMAIGELLDEIDERACLDSPAEFLLKGA from the coding sequence GTGTCTATTGATGTAAGGTTGCTGACCGGAGTCGAAATTCTCGAGGAATCGGGACACCTGAATGACCTTGCCGACAAGGCAATTGAAGCAGGTGAGTATGAGAAAGCCGAGAAGCTTGCCCAGCGTGCTCTTTGTATTAAAGAAGCCGAACTTGGTGCCGTTCATCCGGTCGTTGCTTGTGACCTATTCAATGTAGGACTTTTGTGTCAAGCTCTCGGCAATTATTCCGAGGCGTTTGCCCTGTTGCGACGTGCTTTATTGATCGAACAAGCTTCAATGGGATTAGACCACCCAACGGTGTGGGAAACTCAAATGGCAATTGGCGAATTGCTTGATGAGATCGATGAGCGCGCGTGTTTAGACTCACCTGCGGAATTCTTACTTAAGGGTGCTTGA
- a CDS encoding NAD-dependent epimerase/dehydratase family protein yields MIVITGASGLIGTALTKRLSSHPLRLQVRRRARLSPEIAVSNVQVKEIDFESCSDNSISAILQGADTVIHSAGLVHKPEAGYGEYELLNVRATEQIATLAAKAGVKTFVFLSTSAVYGSGPFENISESAPLKAETPYAVSKLRCEQFLKNLGTFERTIVIRPALVFGEGDRGNLISLIRQINTGKYFNIGGNKAEKSLIYAADVAEAIALLLEKSAAGYQEYNVANPETISVTELSNQIALCLKKNNKLVSVPEPLLRAGASVLQGVLGNKAPVSNSKLDKLTTTTTCSVAKLTDTTNFQPTFSLTNALSNEIAWAKASGLLN; encoded by the coding sequence ATGATAGTAATTACTGGAGCCTCAGGACTAATCGGCACGGCCCTTACCAAAAGACTGTCCAGTCATCCGCTTAGACTGCAAGTACGCCGACGAGCAAGATTATCTCCTGAAATTGCCGTCAGCAACGTTCAAGTCAAGGAAATTGACTTCGAATCCTGCAGCGATAATTCCATCTCAGCAATTCTGCAAGGAGCAGATACAGTCATTCATTCGGCTGGATTAGTGCACAAGCCGGAGGCCGGCTACGGCGAATACGAACTTTTAAATGTCAGAGCAACAGAACAAATTGCCACTCTTGCAGCCAAAGCCGGCGTAAAAACATTTGTATTTTTAAGCACCAGCGCCGTCTACGGCTCAGGTCCGTTCGAAAACATTTCCGAATCAGCTCCACTGAAAGCGGAAACCCCCTATGCGGTATCAAAATTGCGCTGTGAGCAATTCTTGAAAAATCTAGGAACATTCGAGCGTACAATCGTAATTCGTCCCGCGCTTGTTTTTGGTGAAGGAGACAGAGGTAATTTAATAAGCCTCATTCGACAGATCAACACCGGAAAATACTTCAATATCGGCGGCAACAAAGCAGAGAAAAGTCTAATTTACGCAGCGGATGTCGCCGAAGCCATAGCCCTATTGCTCGAAAAATCCGCTGCAGGATACCAGGAATACAATGTTGCCAATCCTGAGACAATTTCGGTCACCGAACTTTCCAACCAAATAGCCCTTTGCTTGAAGAAAAACAACAAACTTGTCTCCGTGCCTGAGCCACTTCTACGTGCTGGGGCTTCAGTGTTGCAAGGCGTCCTCGGCAACAAAGCACCAGTGAGTAACTCCAAGTTAGACAAACTAACCACAACCACAACCTGCTCGGTAGCCAAACTAACAGATACAACAAATTTCCAACCGACCTTTTCGCTGACAAATGCATTGTCCAACGAAATTGCCTGGGCAAAAGCTTCCGGACTGCTTAACTAA
- a CDS encoding glycosyltransferase family 2 protein, with protein MNPIVSIVIVNWKTPRLLAACLDSILKDDRHKEFEVWVADNNSEDESVEMLKRDYPGVNLIANTENVGFAKACNQIIPHAEGKYVLLLNPDTIVTDSAISKMADYMDAHPECGAAGPQVLNPDGTLQLACRRSFPDPWAAFFRLTYLSRLFPNNKTLAKYNMTFADPKQVLEVDALSGSCMMVRNSLIDSVGLMDEDIFMYGEDIDWCWRIKEAGFTVTYIPDAVVYHYHGASSRLRPVGATINLHRGMHVFYEKHLSKKYWAPFNWLVYAGIWIRCFIFMILGTLRQLLPSESQVPDSVLETQKAQSK; from the coding sequence GTGAACCCCATAGTATCCATCGTCATCGTCAACTGGAAAACACCGCGTTTACTTGCGGCTTGCCTCGACTCCATACTAAAAGACGATCGCCACAAAGAATTTGAAGTCTGGGTTGCCGACAACAACTCGGAAGACGAGTCCGTCGAGATGCTCAAGCGCGACTATCCCGGCGTTAACCTCATCGCGAATACGGAAAATGTCGGCTTCGCTAAAGCTTGCAACCAGATAATCCCACATGCCGAAGGAAAGTACGTCCTCCTTCTCAACCCGGACACGATCGTCACTGACTCCGCCATATCTAAGATGGCCGATTACATGGACGCGCATCCGGAATGTGGTGCTGCCGGTCCGCAAGTACTGAACCCCGATGGCACACTACAACTTGCCTGTAGGCGTTCCTTCCCAGATCCTTGGGCAGCATTTTTCCGTCTAACTTACTTAAGCAGACTATTCCCCAACAACAAAACATTAGCCAAATACAACATGACCTTCGCCGACCCAAAACAGGTTCTCGAAGTCGACGCATTGTCTGGTTCCTGCATGATGGTTCGCAATAGTCTTATTGATTCCGTTGGACTAATGGACGAAGACATCTTCATGTACGGCGAAGACATAGATTGGTGCTGGCGCATCAAAGAAGCCGGCTTCACCGTCACATACATACCAGACGCCGTCGTCTACCACTACCACGGCGCATCAAGTCGCCTGCGTCCTGTTGGTGCCACCATCAATTTGCATCGCGGCATGCACGTCTTTTATGAGAAGCACCTGTCCAAAAAATACTGGGCGCCATTCAATTGGCTTGTGTATGCAGGCATTTGGATCCGCTGTTTTATATTCATGATTCTCGGCACGCTTAGACAATTGCTGCCTTCAGAATCGCAAGTTCCAGATAGTGTTCTGGAAACACAAAAAGCGCAGAGCAAATGA
- a CDS encoding methylmalonyl-CoA mutase family protein: MLDDITKRKYIWKPEDLANWKITNQLGEPGKYPFTRGIHEKMYRAKLWTMRQYAGFGTAEETNQRFRYLLANGQTGLSTAFDLPTQMGYDSDDPLALGEVGRTGVAIDSLADMERLFEGIDLSKVSTSMTINATAAILLMMYRAVGVKQGVDPKELSGTIQNDILKEYEARNTYIYPPHASMRIITDIFEYCAKDMPRFNTISISGYHIREAGATAVQELAFTFANGIEYVKAALSRGLKIDDFAPQLSFFFVAQMNLFEEVAKFRAARRIWASLMKDKFGATNPKSMMLRFHVQTAGSSLTQQQPDNNIIRTSLEAMSAVLGGAQSLHTNSKDEALSLPSEASALTALRTQQIIAYESGIANVTDPFGGSYFVEELTDKIEEGTREYLKKIDELGGAMKAVESGFIQKEIQESAYKFHQAVESGDKVIVGVNKFIDDHGEPIPILKVNPKIETAQVERLKKLRSTRDNAKVEKTLKALNTAAQGTDNLIPYISDCVECYATLGEISNTLRDAFGKYRPVVTL; the protein is encoded by the coding sequence ATGTTGGACGACATTACTAAGCGAAAATACATCTGGAAGCCAGAAGATCTTGCCAACTGGAAGATAACCAATCAGTTGGGCGAGCCTGGTAAGTATCCTTTCACGCGCGGAATTCACGAGAAGATGTACCGCGCCAAGCTCTGGACGATGCGCCAGTACGCGGGCTTTGGCACGGCTGAAGAAACCAATCAGCGCTTTCGCTATCTCTTGGCAAACGGTCAAACCGGCTTGTCGACTGCTTTTGATCTGCCTACACAAATGGGCTATGACAGTGATGATCCATTAGCCCTGGGCGAAGTGGGACGCACCGGCGTAGCAATAGACAGTCTTGCTGACATGGAAAGACTCTTTGAAGGAATTGATCTTTCAAAAGTCTCCACATCAATGACCATCAATGCCACTGCTGCAATTCTGCTGATGATGTACAGAGCAGTTGGTGTCAAACAGGGTGTCGATCCAAAAGAATTGAGCGGAACTATTCAGAACGACATTCTCAAAGAGTACGAAGCACGTAACACATACATCTATCCGCCGCATGCGTCGATGAGAATCATCACGGATATTTTTGAATACTGCGCTAAGGACATGCCGCGCTTTAATACGATTTCTATTTCCGGATATCACATTCGTGAAGCCGGCGCGACGGCTGTGCAGGAATTGGCATTTACATTCGCCAATGGCATTGAGTATGTGAAGGCTGCCTTGAGTCGCGGCTTGAAGATAGACGACTTTGCCCCGCAGCTGAGCTTCTTCTTTGTGGCGCAGATGAATCTCTTTGAAGAAGTAGCGAAGTTTCGTGCCGCGCGTAGAATTTGGGCTTCCTTAATGAAGGACAAATTCGGAGCGACGAATCCGAAGTCCATGATGTTACGCTTCCACGTGCAGACAGCGGGTTCATCGCTAACGCAGCAACAGCCGGATAACAACATAATCCGCACTTCACTTGAAGCGATGTCGGCAGTCTTAGGCGGCGCGCAGTCGCTACACACGAACTCCAAGGATGAGGCGTTGTCCTTGCCATCGGAAGCATCGGCTTTAACGGCGCTGCGCACTCAACAAATAATCGCCTACGAAAGTGGCATAGCCAACGTCACGGATCCTTTCGGCGGTTCTTACTTCGTGGAGGAACTCACGGACAAGATTGAGGAAGGCACGCGCGAGTATCTGAAGAAAATAGACGAGTTGGGCGGAGCGATGAAGGCGGTCGAGTCGGGATTCATTCAAAAAGAGATACAGGAGTCGGCGTACAAATTCCACCAGGCTGTCGAATCAGGTGACAAGGTAATTGTCGGCGTCAACAAATTCATCGACGACCATGGTGAACCTATTCCGATTCTCAAAGTCAACCCAAAGATTGAAACTGCTCAGGTGGAACGCCTGAAGAAGTTGCGCTCCACACGCGACAACGCCAAAGTTGAGAAGACGTTGAAAGCGTTGAACACCGCCGCTCAAGGTACAGACAACTTAATCCCCTACATCTCCGACTGCGTGGAGTGCTACGCCACACTGGGCGAAATAAGCAACACGCTACGCGATGCCTTCGGCAAATACAGACCGGTGGTGACGCTGTGA